The following coding sequences are from one Halictus rubicundus isolate RS-2024b chromosome 11, iyHalRubi1_principal, whole genome shotgun sequence window:
- the LOC143359121 gene encoding uncharacterized protein LOC143359121 gives MLHYLVILSVTLNAVFCAPQWYGGGGGHPGGYGGHAAPAPLGPDGRVVDTPEVAQLKAAHLAALADANARAPKVGPGSPYPGQPGPYAPANYAHYSGPPAPLGPDGRVVDTAEVQQAKAVHFSLYNAEAQRGPGPASPPAPPSPSWNPNPNQWGQPNSWNHY, from the exons ATGTTGCACTATCTC GTAATTCTTTCAGTCACCCTGAACGCAGTCTTCTGCGCACCACAATGGTATGGAGGTGGTGGTGGTCATCCAGGGGGCTATGGTGGCCATGCAGCACCAGCGCCACTGGGCCCAGACGGCAGAGTCGTGGACACACCAGAGGTGGCGCAATTGAAGGCTGCCCATTTAGCTGCACTGGCCGACGCCAATGCTAGAGCACCCAAAGTTGGGCCTGGTAGCCCCTACCCTGGCCAACCTGGACCCTACGCCCCTGCAAACTACGCTCACTACAG TGGCCCACCAGCTCCCCTGGGGCCTGATGGTCGAGTGGTGGACACAGCGGAAGTGCAGCAAGCCAAGGCCGTGCATTTCTCCCTGTACAACGCCGAGGCACAGCGGGGCCCAGGGCCGGCAAGCCCACCAGCTCCCCCCAGTCCTTCATGGAACCCGAATCCTAATCAGTGGGGCCAGCCCAACAGCTGGAACCACTACTAG